The Synechococcales cyanobacterium T60_A2020_003 genome includes the window AATGAGTATCTCCAGTTGCACCGAGATGAGCAACTTGCTCTTTTTTGATTCTGATTGATTCTGATACCCCGTCCGCTTGCGGCGGGGTAGTTCATTAGTCGTTATTGTTTACTTATTGTTGTCTATTTTTTTGAATCTCGACAAGACGCAACTCTTGAAAGTTTTTACCCTGCTAAGTCCATCGGCTCGATTCAACCTGCTGATTCTCTTTGGAGCAGGTCTTTTATTTTGGTCTGGGTTAGCATCTCTGCTGCCCACGTTACCCCTCTACATCCAGAGTGCAGGGGCTAATAGCCAGCAAGTGGGGATGGTGATGGGGTGCTTTGCCATCGGCCTCTTGGCATCGCGGGCGTGGTTGGCAAAGCTTACCGACCGGGCTGGACGTAAATGTGTATTGCTGATTGGGATGGGGGCGATCGCCCTGGCACCATTAGGCTACTGTGTTACCGCCTCCCTGCCTCTGCTGATGCTCCTCCGCGCCTTTCACGGGATTAGCATTGCGGCGTTTGCGTTGGCCTACAGTGCGTTGGTTGTCGATTTATCGCCACCCCAAAATCGAGGGGAGTTAATTGGCTATATGAGCTTGGTGAATCCTTTGGGATTGGCGATCGGGCCAGCACTGGGGGGCTTTTTGCAGGAATGGTTTAATTTCCAAGTGGTGTTTTTGATGTCGGCAGGCATGGGAATGTTAGGGCTTATGTGCACGGCTAAGGTGCGCGAATGTCCGACACCTAAAAATCCAAACGCGGCGATCGCCTCCAACCAGTTTTGGGCGTTGCTGATGGATGCACGCATTCGGGTTCCGGCAGTGATTATGCTGCTGGTCGGTCTATCCTTTGGTACGCTCAGCACCTTTGTGCCGCTGTATATCAAATCCGTAGGGGCAGAGCTGAATGTGGGCTTGTTTTATACGGCAGTGGCGATCGCCAGTTTTGGGGTACGGCTCGTGGCTGGCCCCGGCTCCGATCGGTACGGTCGTGGCCCGTTTATTACCATCAGCCTGATTTTGTACACCCTCGCCATGCTGTTACTGTGGCAGGCCACTAGCGCCGAACTGTTCCTCCTCGCTGCCGTGATTCAAGGAGCCGGATCGGGCACGATTATTCCGATGGTGGCTGCACTCATGGCCGATCGTTCCTTTCCTCATGAACGAGGACGCACCTTTGGGGTGTGTATGGTGGGGT containing:
- a CDS encoding MFS transporter; amino-acid sequence: MSIFLNLDKTQLLKVFTLLSPSARFNLLILFGAGLLFWSGLASLLPTLPLYIQSAGANSQQVGMVMGCFAIGLLASRAWLAKLTDRAGRKCVLLIGMGAIALAPLGYCVTASLPLLMLLRAFHGISIAAFALAYSALVVDLSPPQNRGELIGYMSLVNPLGLAIGPALGGFLQEWFNFQVVFLMSAGMGMLGLMCTAKVRECPTPKNPNAAIASNQFWALLMDARIRVPAVIMLLVGLSFGTLSTFVPLYIKSVGAELNVGLFYTAVAIASFGVRLVAGPGSDRYGRGPFITISLILYTLAMLLLWQATSAELFLLAAVIQGAGSGTIIPMVAALMADRSFPHERGRTFGVCMVGFDLGLALAGPLLGTVADQVGYANLFGFCGGLTGLGILIFLTCSSKDVAHSLRFALGRGRDVYAVD